The following proteins are encoded in a genomic region of Candidatus Sulfotelmatobacter sp.:
- a CDS encoding trypco2 family protein → MRIRVLITASLLVLGSRMAWADSAPTDTVALARVIDQVQKALDRYQAESGAEKLPPLAEADFDFKATSATTVGGTISLFIFKIGASHENDVTNEVTFTYKLPPPLIALEKGPKRPPPPTLADDLVKTIKAAAHAVQGSATVGNLKFSQLTVQLQYGVKVEGSGSAGPTISIVTVGLSGDKNKNTVQTVKLVFADKS, encoded by the coding sequence ATGCGCATTCGCGTTCTGATCACCGCGTCGCTGCTGGTCTTGGGGAGTCGAATGGCGTGGGCCGATTCCGCGCCCACCGACACCGTCGCTCTTGCACGAGTGATCGATCAGGTCCAGAAGGCTCTCGATCGCTATCAAGCCGAGAGCGGCGCGGAGAAGCTGCCTCCACTTGCCGAGGCCGATTTCGATTTCAAAGCCACATCGGCAACCACGGTCGGTGGGACGATCTCGCTCTTCATCTTCAAGATCGGGGCCTCCCACGAGAACGACGTGACCAACGAAGTCACGTTCACCTACAAGCTGCCGCCGCCGCTCATTGCGCTGGAAAAGGGACCGAAGCGCCCTCCGCCGCCGACTCTGGCCGACGATCTGGTCAAGACCATCAAGGCGGCCGCGCATGCCGTTCAGGGCTCGGCCACAGTGGGGAATCTCAAGTTCAGCCAGCTGACGGTCCAGCTGCAATACGGAGTGAAGGTGGAGGGCAGCGGGTCCGCTGGCCCCACGATTTCGATCGTGACGGTGGGACTCTCGGGCGACAAGAACAAGAACACCGTTCAAACTGTGAAGCTGGTGTTCGCCGACAAGAGCTGA
- a CDS encoding thioredoxin family protein has translation MAATPSNMLALGTQLPSFTLPDAVSGRMLSSRDLAGARATLVMFICNHCPFVKHVLPEIGRLERDYAGRGLALVAINSNDVVAYPDDSPEHMKALALEQGWKFPFLFDDSQEVARAFQAACTPDFFLFDATGALAYRGRMDETRPKTEAVATGRDLRAALDAVLAGTAPAADQHPSIGCNIKWKVVAAPH, from the coding sequence GTGGCGGCGACTCCTTCGAACATGCTGGCGCTCGGCACGCAGCTGCCCTCGTTCACGCTGCCGGACGCGGTGAGCGGTCGTATGCTCTCGTCCCGCGATTTAGCCGGGGCAAGGGCCACGCTCGTGATGTTCATCTGCAACCACTGCCCGTTCGTGAAGCACGTGCTGCCGGAGATCGGGCGCCTCGAGCGCGACTACGCGGGCCGCGGCCTGGCGCTCGTCGCGATCAACTCGAACGACGTGGTCGCGTATCCCGACGACTCGCCCGAACACATGAAGGCGCTGGCGCTCGAGCAGGGCTGGAAGTTCCCGTTTCTGTTCGACGATTCGCAGGAGGTGGCGCGGGCGTTCCAGGCGGCCTGCACGCCCGACTTCTTCCTGTTCGACGCAACGGGCGCGCTGGCCTACCGCGGCCGGATGGACGAGACGCGCCCCAAGACCGAAGCGGTCGCGACCGGGCGCGACCTGCGCGCGGCGCTCGACGCGGTGCTGGCCGGAACGGCGCCCGCCGCCGATCAGCACCCGAGCATCGGCTGCAACATCAAGTGGAAGGTGGTCGCGGCGCCGCATTAG